gggatctcctcccagatctggaccagggcatccatgagctcctgaacagtctgaggagcaacctggcggcgccggatggacctaaacataatgtcccagaggtgttctattgggtttaggtcaggtgaacgtgggggccagtcagtggtatcaattccttcatcctccaggaactacctgcatacactagccacatgaggtcgggcattgtcgtggaccaggaggaacccaggtcccactgcaccagcgtaggttctgacaatgggtccaaggatttcatcccgatacctaatagcagtcagggtgccgttatctaacctgtagaggtctgtgcataCTCGATTTCCACAAAACTCTGTGAAGAGGTGGCGAGTAGGCCAAGAAAGGACCCATAACATTTTgctgaggatctggataaaggtgcataTACAGGAATGTGGCTTTGGCGTAGGCCTCGTTGTAGTTCCAAGATTGGCACACAGTACAACATGCAGTACTAGCAAATAGCCGTGTACGTTTTACAATGATTGCCCACGTTGGCTCTCCGCTCTGCTGTAGTTCACAGCAAAATAATAAAGGTTATGAATGGCGGGGAGTGATTTGCTCGCACCGTGTGAGAGAGAATGAGGTGGCAAGGcagcattttaattaattttttttgtctgtcgCTGATGTAGAAGGCGCTGGAAGAGCAGGATAAATCAGCGAGGACAACAGCAATCTGCTTTCTTTATTAGTGCAGCGTATACATGACAGGATTTTGCAGTAGTTTGAAAAGGGATTTTTTAAATGGTCGTTGACTTGTCGAAATGCATACTGTTGACAATGCGGAAATCGGATTCCATATGCAGTAGCGTTACCTTGCTGTGCACAATTGACACAGATAATCATGTATATTTGTAAATCACAATCTCCTTTAATGGTTAAACTAACAGGGAATTGGGCCACATCTTTGTTATCCAGTGGTAATAAATAATTGTCTGTgcctgacatacagtatatatcatcaTTATAGCACAAACAACACATTCCTATAGGCAGCCTTCACACTTATTaccacacacactttccaacaCCCCACTTCATCAAAATGAATGACTGTGTGTGCCAGACTGGAACCTTGACCTTTTTTAGCCGAGCCTGTTAGATGAAGGAACCTCTCAGTTGTTGTGCACAGGATTGACATTGTGCACGACTTTTTATTTCTCAAATGTGCATGACAGCATACAACGGCAAGAGCAATAGAGTACTTTATAACAGGaccactgtatacagtatgtgaataataaatgaaactttttattataaacagggaaaaaaatccaaacctgcatggccctgtgtgaagtagtgattgccccctaaagctaataactggttgggccacacttagcagcaacaactgccatcaagcgtttgtgatcacttataatgagtctcttacagcgctgtagaggaattttggcccactcatctttgcagaattgtcattcagccacattggagggttttccagcatcaagcacctttttaaagccatgccacagcatctcaatagggttcaggtctggactttgactaggccactccaaagtcttcattttgttttttttctggtgtgttttggatcattgtcctgcttcaGAACCcaggttggtttcagcttgaggtgaCCAACAGATggccttcaggattttttggtagacagcaggattcatggttccatttatcacagcaagtattCCAGAtcctgaaacagcaaaacagccccagaccatcacactaccaccaccatattttaccgttggtatgatgttctttttctgaaatgtgacgtTACTTTTACggtagatgtaatgggacacacaccttccaaaaagctaaacttttgtctcgtcagaccacagagtattttcccaaaggccttggggataatcaagatgttttcatgcaaaatTGAGAtgtgccttaatgttctttttgctcagcagtggttttaCACTTAACCTTAACAGAGGCAAATGAGGCGTGCAGTTTTGATGTTGTGGTGGGgtgttttgtgacctcttggatcagtcgttgctgcgctcttgcggtcattttggttggcttgacactcttgggaaggttcaccactgttccatgttttcgcatttgtggataatggctctcactgtggttcgttggactcccaaagctttagaaatggttttaaaacattttccacttgaactcaggtgtgataaaccacagttaagttagGTTTTAGCAGGGTGGAAATCACTTAAacatacatatacaatatatacagtatatagtgggAGTGCgctgatcgatcggccaccgatcaaaacCGTCCGTGAaaaatttccgtgaaaaagcacgtgatcggcatatgccgatacatgcctttcaatgccgGGGGACATTAATTTTGCACCGTgtaaaacatgccacgaaaaatatcttgaCAGCTTAAAAAGCTTTcgtttggtgcggcatttggtACAGTCGCGATGTGCTCATCGGTCAGGTGGCGGCTAATGTGGCTAGCActggacactcgcccgtatgtgcgtggcAGCCGGAGGTCTAGGGCAGATAGCccaaaaagtggttggatttgtCGGACTGGATGACAGGCCTTCGTTGGCGGTGGAGGACACCGGGTTTCAAGCTGTGtgctctcgcatccaaagtctcctgagagaaggcatctcatcctctggaggtttcaccagtgatatatgttctcttgaaaaagtaagtcaaatatgtttttgtctaaatgattttatggttccttttttcatatcatatagccaatagtaaagTTAAAAACGTACACTTAAtttatgtgatcggtatcagtcgatttcactcatggagtactattatttatatacttacattttattattagttttttcctcTCAAAACACACCAAACCGTTTAATCATACGAGAGTGACGAGTTTATTACGTAAATATCTATTATTAACTATTATGTAAATAACATAAATGTGTATAATATTATGTATCtgttacattttaatatttgtaaaatatattatgccctccaaaaaaatgttaaatcagAGGTTATTATATAAATAACTATAAACAACACACAATATTTATGATACACTACTATTACTAATATATttcttaaattgtattattcGTTATATTTACAAAACACCCCCAAACGGGGCCTATCCCTTCTGTATTTTAATCATAAACCCAGTTTTCATCATTACTAGATGAATTCAATCGCAGTACTGTAGTCTTGTTTGTAAAACATGAGGAAATAGTGGCCCCTATTGGCTGCATTGTGCTACTACAGGTATAAAGCTCATAATCACGATAGCAAGATCATGGGTAATTGCTGCATTATTATTATCTGAAATACTAATAAGCAAAGATAATGACATGTATGTAGCATCACTGAAACATCACTGGGCTAAAATGTCACTACATATTTAGGTCATTTACGCCTCAAAGGTGTGTTTTCTGGACTTATTCTTGCTAGATATATTACGGAATAAGAgattagtaaaaaaacaacaactttacaGTAGCAACCCATACAGGAGTAGATGATGGTGGGAGTGTCGCATTGCATTGTGGGATGCTGCGGGAACGACGAGCTTGCGGGACGCCATCTTTAAACCCCTCTAGAGAGGCCAACTACAGTAGAGACATCAGCGGGATGAAAAACATTGGCCCTTCAACGGATAATATACACATTATGTGAAATGTTCGTCCCTTAGTTAAATGGCAAGCTGGGTTCTGTGCGGTGGGACAGAATGGACAAGATGAGCGCTGCAGCCTTTTTAAGAATGTTGTGATCATTGGTGGCTAACAACAATAGGACGGAAAGACAACAACGgactagcatgctaacgtgcTAGCTAGCATTAGCCACTCCATCGGTAAACATGCAATTGTGCTTATCTTCACCCGGACGCTGCTGATGCTTAGCATGACTTACTTGGATTCACCCAAGGAGGCTTAATAACAACGTGTCATATTTTAAATCCACAAAACACGCCTCAATTTTTTGGGTTGCTAGCAAGCTAAAAAGCTAAGTCCCGGCTTCTTCCCTCCTTTCCCCAAGCGGCCCGGCCGGAGATGCGTGGAGGATGTCGGTGTCGGGGCTGAAGGCCGAACTGAAGTTTTTGGAGTCCATTTTTGACCCAAACCACGAACGCTTCCGGATTATTGATTGGAAACCCGACGAACTGAGCTGTCAGTTCAATGTAACAGGGGAGAAGCTGTTAATTATCCACTGTAACATTACGGTAAGGAGCGGAGTTTTACATGTTTGTGGGGTTGGGGTTAGCAAAGCAAGCTAAAGTTAGCGGGACAAGTTGCTAGCCGAGTAGCATACTCCATGCTAATGTGTTGTAATACTACATGCGTAGTTTGATTTGTTGACCATCAGAGAAGCTACAGTCTTTTTTTACACCATGTTCGTTCGTTTAATAACCCGTAAGTTTGTGTTAACAAGCTATGCTATCTGGTAGCTAACGACGCAGGATCGTAACACGCAACATATTAAgacaaacttgtttttttggtgCTGCGTACAGGAGTCCTATCCATCTACGCCGCCTATTTGGTTCGTGGACTCTGATGACCCCAGCTTGGCGCAAGTCTTGGAACGTTTGGAAGATGTGAGGAAAGGCAGCACCTTGGTAAATATTGCCGTGGGAAAATGCGTTTTTGTTGTACACTGCTTGCATATAAAATGCGTCATTTTGCCGCCGTTTTTGTGTCGCTCTTCGCTGTCATCAATACCGAAACAGCAGCAAGAGGTGCACGAAGCCATTTTCACCTTTAGAAAGAAACACCAGAGTGTGCAAAAGAGTGTTTGTGTCACTTTAGGACTCGCTTGTGGGGTTAAACCTCCTGGCGCTCACTTGTCGCCCCTTTTGTTTTGAAAGTAGGGATGGCTTGATGCAACTTGTTCACACCAATACTGCAGTGTTGTGTATCTGCTGATATCAATCCGatgccttcttttctccttttccACCGCCTGTGTGCATAGGTAGTTCCACAATGTTTGGACGGGGCTGTGGCGTTAAAACACCTGACACTCACGTCTcccaccctgttgtgttgaaagcattTGCCAGTCTcctttgattattattattatttgttctgTGCAAGAGGCACAGGCGCACACAATTCAGGCTCTGGTGTTACAGCTCTGACGCTTCCAGTAACCACCATAAATAATAGAggtttgtgtgtatgtttgtatgtatttgtcatgatggttgtttttgttcttctcCATACAGCTGTTGCAGCAGTTGAAGAAGCTCATTTGTGACCTCTGCCGGCTCTACAACCTTCCTCAGCATCCTGATGTGGAGATGCTGGACCAGCCGCTACCCGCCGGTCCTGTGGGACAAGAGCGAAAGGTAAAAGGATGGCGACACACATCTGTTGCTGTTTATTCACGTACATTTGGTCGTCCACAACCGTTCCTTGTGttaatgttgtgtgtgtgtgtgtgtgtgtgtgtatagcatGGAACAGAGGAAGTCACatcagaagaagaggaggaggaagaaatgGGGGAGGTATGACATCACCAGAGTAACATTTGAACGCAGCACTTCTAATCATTGCATTTCATCATCTCAATTCTGTCCCAGCAGGACATAGAGGACCTGGACCACTATGAAATGAAAGAGGAGGAGCCGGTGGAGGGCAAAAAATCTGAGGATGACGGCATTGAGAAGGAGAATCTGGCCATCCTAGAGAAGATCCGGAAGAACCAGAGACAGGACCACTTGAATGTAAGTGGAAGTCCTTGTTTCCAAGCCCcgtgatgtactgtatagtgcTTTTCTCATTGTGTGATTTTTGTTCGACTTTCAGGGAGCTGTGTCTGGCTCCGTGCAGGCCTCAGACCGCCTGATGAAGGAGCTCAGGGAGATCTACAGGTCTCAGAGTTACAAGACAGGTGCGGCGCTTTGCACCCGCAGTCCTAATGAGATCTAACACAAGAGCATCATCATAATGGTCTGCCTTTTCAAAGATAAgcatgctcagttttgattgaggTAGGAGGTTAacattgtttattgttgtgcttGTGGTTTGCCGTGACGgtgaactgcactgcatcatactgagctGGTTGTAATACGGTGGAAACTTTCAAGGTCAATCTGTTCTCATTTCACAACAGTTTTTCCCATATGAAATAATGGGAACTACAGATGCACTTGGGgagtgcagacctctgccaagcatctacatttatttgatctgaatatttcgattccctgaccatgaaaacataccgtTAGCAGTTTGATTCATAATGACATCAAGAtcagttattagttattagtagttattcacaaacatcacattttccgtaatggtggttttcttctggatctagctccATGGCTTTTgatacaacaaatccgttggcacactccagattccacagtgtcttggttCCATATAATGGTGGTTGTTGAATGTCTCCAAGCTTCacttgttgtcttcctatgacCAAAATTCCAAAGACccctatttttttcatattttggatCATAGTATcgggaattattccattatctggatcagtctttcatttttgtacaacctgttggaaacttgtcctgtattttttttcccctaagtgctctgaccatttttatgGTTCTACCTCGCaacgttaaagaatcctttaaaaaggAATTCCTGGATCCAGGCGGTTATCTGGATCAGCCCCAAAGTGTAATCAGTTCTTACATATCCCGTTTGCGAAATTTCCTGAACATTTTGAACACAGATAAacaccggcaaaaacataacctccttggcggaggtaacaacaaaaaaatcagttagagagtcaaactgtcaccattgtAAAACATTTACTGCCTGTGCACGCAAtgtgaaaataacattttcccaTTCTTAACTTGTCATACAAGAATGAAAAGACTCTAAGCAGGCagcaacaattgctttcaacacaacagggtgggAGACGTGTCAGTGTCATGTGTTCAGTTCACACCCATGTCCAGTCACTGGAATACCCTCACACACAGTCCAGGATATTGATACTTCCTCCAAAGGTGGAAAATGAATTGCTAGGTTGACTTGGTTCTCCCATTCTGTgctgtgtgtatacagtatatagtatttATATTACACTATTACGGTACATTACAGACACGTGGACAGGGCTGGAAAAATGCTGGCTTTAACAGGCTGTGTGATAGTGTCTCTTGAGTCATCATTCACACAAATGATACCTCCTTTTAGTAGCGATGAGAACAGCATTTTTGTCTCTGTAAAGGCAGCGTTGTTTGACAACTTTTATATTGAGTGTCATTagattgtgctgtcatttttgcttTCTGTAAAGTTTTCACTGAACTGCTACTACTTTTGCAAACGTAAATCGATGTTGAACATTTTCAGGCATCTATTCAGTGGAGCTAGTCAACGACAGCCTTTACGAATGGCACGTCAAACTACGAACGTAAGTAAAAATGCCGCTTTTGGTATTTTACTGTCGTTTGGAAAGCACGCCGACTAATGAGGTCCGTGTTCCGTTAAACCACAGTGTGGATCCAGATAGCCCCTTACATAGCGATCTGCAAGTCTTAAAGGAGAAAGAGGGAATGGATTACATTTTACTCAACTTCTCCTATAAAGTGAGTAAACGGACGCTTCTTTGACAAACACTGCAGTGCATACAAAAATTTTGTATATTCCTTCTTTCCTTCCTAGGATAATTTTCCTTTTGATCCTCCGTTTGTGCGGGTGGTGTCGCCTGTGCTGTCTGGGGGGTAAGTTCATTCCATCCAATAATGCCACAtgattaattttaaaaacaggAATGGTAGCTTTCATAGTTTCCATAACTCTTCCTGTTGCTTCAGCTACGTTCTTGGAGGAGGTGCCCTGTGCATGGAACTTCTCACCAAACAGGTAGATTATTCTACAGTAAAAGTCACGGTGGCGCTAATTTGGATGTGTGTTCACCTGCAAATCATAATGATGGCCACTTTGTCCTTAGGGTTGGAGCAGTGCCTATTCCATCGAGTCTGTCATCATGCAGATCAACGCCACTTTAGTCAAAGGAAAAGCCAGAGTGCAATTTGGAGCCAATAAAGTAAGAAAATCAGGAAATGTATCGGCTAGATCAAGGGCCTCAAACTTGCAGAGTGGCCCAAGGGACaaaattttgatgaaatgaagggggggggggactacACAGAACACTAACTACTATCACAATGCATACACCAGAATGTGagaacatgtaacaggtaagtaaacacagggcaactactactactactatggcGAACAATAAACAACTAGTGTACAATCATGAAAAccatgattagaccacccttgtctcttcagtttcttgttcattttaatgcctgatacaactgaaggtacctttttgtttggacaaatataacaatgacaacaaaagtggCTCATAAGGGGTTCAATTTTTTGGTAGTACAATGCCATAGCTATTTATGTAAGAACTtaggtgattttggttattatcaagaaaaccatggaagttgctagatatcagctcttaaattcagctcttatgagctatgtttgttatcatcattatatttgtaccttttagttgtaccaggcattaaaatggatcaacaaactgaacaaacaagggcggtctaataattttttccatgactgcgtTAACTAAGCGTGTAACTTGAGCAactttttttacaaaacaagtgttgCCAAACCATGCTGGGAGTCCGCATCACTCCCTTGTTTTTctaaaaagttgctaaagttacATGTTCAGATCTATCCATCTTATCTTTCTATCTATACTTGTTGTTTATTGTCCTCCATTCCTCTTACGTGtaaagctgctgtgtgatggttGTTCGTGTTATTTCTTTTCCGGcacagtcagactgttatgttgagtaatgatCTCGATGTTTGTTGATAAGTTAGTCACTTGTTTGAAACGTGATTCCAGGCAGCATACCTGCTGTGGCCTAGCCTCACCCAGCCGCTACCTCCAGCGACCCCCGGTAGAGTTAGAGACCCTTGGAGTAAGTCATGTGACGATATTGCCAGCCTTATTGTAGTGGTTAGTTTTTGGCTTTAGTAAGGCTTTGCCACAGGTGGTATATTCTCGCTATTGTGTTTATTTGgagtactttaaaaaaaaactgctgtaaatgcttaaaaaataacttctataatgatttggagtgcatgagaaagtgggagGGAAAATGTAGCACACTTTCACCACATGCTATTTTATTACAACACAACAGAACCAATATTGTAATAACAATAAGCaagctgctcagccagcattaacacGGCTGATGAGTACCTTTtataaacaacagtacagcaagtgtaGCATGCATGCGTTTCTTACCAAGAGATCAGTAGCGTACCCATAACTTGACCATAAAGTACCAACATTATTTTATGATCATTATAATAATCAGCAACGGTATGTATTAGAAAAacagacccatttacttctttatgcacccGGGggatccacaatgtagtggcagctaggcataatatagcgaggttcCAGATGCTCATTTAAGTGTTTAAACCCcactttactcaccaccgatgggctggtcatcttttctgttacagGTAATGGCTTCCTTGTCATCCTGTggtttctcacgctttgcaaatgtttcatcaGCGGTGGATGTTTTAGGAAGCCGTGGGGTTGCGAAAATCCTTCAAATGTACGATGAGTTTGGTCATATTAAACGTACCCGGtgctgtgccaccacgggaaacttgtgcatgacaagcgTTGCATTCAGatgcaacgtctttttcggaCTCTAACGAACATGGCCAACGTCACTCCTACTTTGTGTTTAACAcattagcacacgctgttgtgatCGTGCGGGCTCTAACAGATAACATGCTGGGGCgtagtctggaatcgactgcttgaattggagtgccaatatcggagattttagatgcaggccgattaTAAACCAATTTTTTGCTGATATAAAcccgatatcaatattggatcgggacacccgATCCAATATTAACAGTCATTCAATATAGATATAGCTTAATTGTAATAACAATAGTGCATATCATTTGTAAAACGCCTTTCAAGGAAGGGATAGGGTTAGGACACTGTACATAGACACAGAtatgggagaatgaacagaataagattttcattgcatggtattactgctgttttaccatgcacatgacaataaaactctcttgaatcttgaatcttgataagAGCAAAtcgaaaaataaataagataaaataaaaatgtcatggtaAATTATAGGGAGTAAGATGTCCTGAATAAGTGGATTTGAAAAGAGGAAGAGAGTGTATGTTGCGGATGTCCGGTGTGAGAGA
The sequence above is a segment of the Dunckerocampus dactyliophorus isolate RoL2022-P2 chromosome 3, RoL_Ddac_1.1, whole genome shotgun sequence genome. Coding sequences within it:
- the LOC129178899 gene encoding ubiquitin-conjugating enzyme E2 Q2-like isoform X2, with the translated sequence MSVSGLKAELKFLESIFDPNHERFRIIDWKPDELSCQFNVTGEKLLIIHCNITESYPSTPPIWFVDSDDPSLAQVLERLEDVRKGSTLLLQQLKKLICDLCRLYNLPQHPDVEMLDQPLPAGPVGQERKHGTEEVTSEEEEEEEMGEDIEDLDHYEMKEEEPVEGKKSEDDGIEKENLAILEKIRKNQRQDHLNGAVSGSVQASDRLMKELREIYRSQSYKTGIYSVELVNDSLYEWHVKLRTVDPDSPLHSDLQVLKEKEGMDYILLNFSYKDNFPFDPPFVRVVSPVLSGGYVLGGGALCMELLTKQGWSSAYSIESVIMQINATLVKGKARVQFGANKNQYNLARAQQSYKSLVQIHEKNGWYTPPKEDG
- the LOC129178899 gene encoding ubiquitin-conjugating enzyme E2 Q2-like isoform X1, with the protein product MSVSGLKAELKFLESIFDPNHERFRIIDWKPDELSCQFNVTGEKLLIIHCNITESYPSTPPIWFVDSDDPSLAQVLERLEDVRKGSTLLLQQLKKLICDLCRLYNLPQHPDVEMLDQPLPAGPVGQERKHGTEEVTSEEEEEEEMGEQDIEDLDHYEMKEEEPVEGKKSEDDGIEKENLAILEKIRKNQRQDHLNGAVSGSVQASDRLMKELREIYRSQSYKTGIYSVELVNDSLYEWHVKLRTVDPDSPLHSDLQVLKEKEGMDYILLNFSYKDNFPFDPPFVRVVSPVLSGGYVLGGGALCMELLTKQGWSSAYSIESVIMQINATLVKGKARVQFGANKNQYNLARAQQSYKSLVQIHEKNGWYTPPKEDG